From Camelina sativa cultivar DH55 chromosome 7, Cs, whole genome shotgun sequence, one genomic window encodes:
- the LOC104704321 gene encoding uncharacterized protein LOC104704321: protein MAMETRVLFYSSSVDLSSTGRDASTCNKALSLNLNKRKAVGPPCSESKRKKHQLSHDITAETNQIDDRKSFAAARTTQKKKQSAIPMKVSKNQRSGVHGTGEIKQNLKKRKPDDVCKSVPETSRPLKLKTQPPAKVSENPKSCPVLKKNAIETLELFEIAKKSADVANAKGILAAEAETSICVDSLALLLEFPICSAAIETKRIMARLEHLTKHKNRKICNSASTLLHCWRQSIRDQELRESREG from the coding sequence ATGGCAATGGAAACTCGCGTTTTGTTCTACTCCTCCTCTGTTGATCTTTCTTCCACCGGAAGAGACGCTTCTACTTGCAACAAAGCGCTTTCCTTGAATCTGAATAAACGTAAGGCTGTTGGACCACCATGTTCAGAATCGAAGAGGAAAAAACATCAGCTCTCTCATGATATCACGGCAGAGACTAATCAAATCGATGACCGCAAGTCTTTTGCTGCAGCGAGGACTacccaaaagaagaagcaatcgGCTATACCTatgaaagtttctaaaaacCAAAGATCTGGGGTTCATGGAACGGGAGAAATTAAGCAAAACTTGAAGAAGCGGAAGCCTGACGATGTTTGCAAGTCTGTTCCAGAAACATCAAGGCCGCTTAAGTTGAAGACGCAGCCGCCTGCGAAAGTatctgaaaaccctaaaagttgTCCAGTTTTGAAGAAGAACGCAATAGAGACTTTGGAGCTTTTTGAAATAGCCAAGAAATCTGCTGACGTGGCTAACGCAAAAGGAATTCTCGCTGCTGAAGCAGAGACTTCAATATGCGTAGATAGTCTCGCGTTACTCTTGGAATTCCCGATCTGCTCAGCAGCTATTGAAACAAAGAGGATCATGGCGAGGCTTGAGCATCTTACAAAGCacaaaaatcgaaaaatttgCAACTCTGCATCAACACTTCTTCACTGTTGGAGGCAGAGTATTAGAGATCAAGAACTCAGAGAGTCTCGAGAAGGCTAG
- the LOC104700339 gene encoding receptor like protein 30-like, translated as MGDGRIYMGDYKNSYYIYEDTLDLQYKGLFMEQGKVLTSYSTIDFSGNKLEGQIPESIGLLKELIALNLSNNAFTGHIPLSLANLTELESLDLSRNQLSGNIPRGLGSLSFLAYISVAHNQLKGEIPEGPQFSGQAESSFEGNAGLCGLPLQGSCFAPPAQQPKEEEEEEDEVLNWKAVVRGYWPGLLFGLVIAHVIASYKPKWFVKIVGPVRLFMNLDSRWESFNNKDSVEQESNMKI; from the coding sequence ATGGGAGATGGGCGTATCTACATGGGAGACTACAAGAATTCTTATTATATCTATGAAGATACATTGGATTTGCAATACAAAGGTCTATTCATGGAGCAGGGGAAAGTCCTTACTTCCTACAGCACCATTGATTTCTCTGGAAACAAACTTGAAGGACAGATTCCTGAGTCCATTGGTCTCTTGAAGGAATTGATAGCGCTCAACTTATCAAACAACGCCTTCACGGGCCACATTCCTCTGTCTTTGGCAAATCTGACGGAGCTCGAGTCACTAGACCTGTCAAGAAACCAACTGTCAGGGAATATTCCTAGAGGACTCGGGAGCCTCTCGTTTCTGGCGTACATAAGTGTGGCTCATAACCAACTTAAAGGTGAAATACCAGAAGGACCACAGTTTAGTGGACAAGCTGAATCATCATTTGAAGGTAATGCAGGTCTATGTGGTCTTCCTCTCCAAGGAAGTTGCTTTGCGCCACCAGCACAACAgcctaaagaagaagaagaagaagaggacgaagTGTTAAACTGGAAAGCAGTGGTAAGAGGGTATTGGCCTGGACTCTTGTTTGGACTGGTAATAGCACACGTTATTGCTTCATACAAGCCAAAGTGGTTTGTCAAGATAGTTGGTCCAGTTAGATTGTTTATGAATCTGGATTCAAGATGGGAAAGTTTCAACAATAAGGATAGTGTAGAACAAGAAAGTAATATGAAAATATAG